Within the Miscanthus floridulus cultivar M001 chromosome 2, ASM1932011v1, whole genome shotgun sequence genome, the region AATTAAAAAGTGCAACAAATGCGATGTAGTAAAAACAGAACATGCACGTTAACAAGGACAAACTGCAATAGCTTTGTCAGAACAGGACCTGAGGAAATGATACTCACCTAATTATTGCCCTACAAAGCTACAAGCCTACAGCTGCATAGATAATAACACTAGAAAAAATGTTCTGTTGGTTACTGGTTAGCATGCATGTTCATAGCACCAAACCTCTAAGATTATTCATAGCATCAAAGCTTTGGTCAAGCCAACAAACAAATCCTCAAGTAGCATGATATTGTCGCAAACAAGCTGATAGTTCAATGGGTAGGTGACTGGTTGCAGCACCCACCCACCCGCGTTCAAGCACAGCTCGACGCAGATGTTGTACTGGGTTTGCCCAAGTAAATCCTGTCTCTTATGCATGGAGCCACAAAGGGGCTGCGATGTGCCTTGCGGAGTCTTGGATGGTTCTGTCAATCACACCAGGGACGCAATTGCCTGACTTATGTGTAGTCTgtaggtcttggatgtgtgcgtGGAGGCGAGGGTAAGCGGGTGTGCATGTGTGAGGTCTAGGTTTGTGTACGCACATGTGTTCAGAACTTCAGACACTACAGCAGTACCAACATGAGGCATAAAACAAAGTAGCATGAGGTTGGCATGTTATATTCATATCTTACCAAATTCTACTCATTTCACCTTTGGATATAAGACTCTGGCCCATTGCAGAGTAGTTGAAATTTAATGGGTTCCTATGTGGATCAAATAGGAACATCAAAATAGAGGGTTATATTGACTCACTATCACATGAAGTGCAGTTTCATCTCAACTGCGCTCTCgatgagagattaggggtagcgccaattgaagaaaagcttgtccaacaccggttgagatggtttggacatgtgcaacggagacctccagatgcaccggtgcgtagtggaatcctaagtcaggatagtaacgtgaagagaggcagaggaagaccgaagttgacttgggtagaggcaataaaaggagacttgaaaggatggaatatacccaaagacttagccttagataggagtgcttggaagacagctattcacgtgcctgaaccttgattgcttctgttgggtttcaactctagcctaccccaacttatttgggacttaaaggctttgttgttgttgttgttgttggataAATAAAGCTAATTGGAGACTAGTGATAAAGTGCCATGAGCGGTCTCCACAGAAATTCTTCCAAGTAAGTGGAAAATGAACTTTTGGTTATAGTGTGGTTAAACCCACTGAAGATTTTCCCCATGTAATCAGATTCCTTTGCTCCACTGGGTCAGCTAAACAGATTGGGAATCAGAATGGGTGGCCATGTGATCGTATCTAGTTCCAGCTGGCTGTTAGACATACTAAGACAGAATTTTTCTCACCATTTCATTAGTGCAAAATAAAGCTTCAGATCCCATGAAAAGCGCTAGGCATGGGCATAAAAAGCATTAAACATGTCCACTCCGAAAAATGAATAGAAACAAAGTTTTCAGGTGCAGCAGAGGTTGTGTAATCTACATGCATGTGACCAGATTTAACTGTCAACTTGGCCAGTTGACTTCATATGTATAAAATGATGAAAATAAGATATTGAGCATTAGCTGTCTTAGATCTCTTTTCCTTTGAAGAACTAATTATCTTAACCCCTAAGTACTGGAAGTTCATTTATTAGTTGATAAAAAGAGTACGAATTCAACAATCTATTGTTAATTGACATGTGCAGCTCCTCAAGAATGATTAACAAAGGTTCAGAAAATCACAAAGTTCAGTTCATCTAGACTGCCTATACTAAATAAAGTGATTGACACCATTGAATTCGACTGCTCATCATCTCTGACTAGAAAGCCAGAAATAGCACAGTGTTCAGATCATAACGCTTGAGACATTTAATCATTAAAGCACATTTTGCAAAAAAATGTTTACTGATGAACACCAACTCATAAACTGAACTTCAGAATAAACCAATGATCACCTTTTGTGCTTGTATTGCAGCAGAATAGTATATCGAAAGCAAACAGGGAAAAACATGCAAACCAGACTCATTAGAAACACAGTAGAGTTCGACATTTACTCTCCCTTCCTCTCCCAGCAATTAACAGCAGAGACCATGCCTTTAGACCTGAGTAACAAACTCTGCCTAAACTTTAGTAGGCAAGAAATTCACATTTAGAGCGTATTAGGTGTCTTGATAACGACAAAACTTTTCAGTTTTTATTCAGGTCTCCAAGCTACTTCAGAAAAAGGTAACCGCAAGTATTGAACCAACTTACTTGAATTAGATGATTGAAAGCTCCCAAGCCCAACCATTCCGTTAGCCTTGCTGAGAATGGAAGGTTACGACATCCCCAACAAAACACATTTTCTAACGTCATACCCTGCCAGACAAGATGTTGCCCAATAACTgaaaccaaagttgaagctgcAGCTCCAGACAAATAATCGGATCACCATTCTTCCCATTTCCCGCTATAGACATATAGTCTTAACAAATGTTACCGCGGGACACTTATAGCTATCCAGATAACTCCATTTGTGCAAATTCATGCAACCTCACCAAAGAGCAAAAATCACACAGAACTCATCTAATTCAATAGTATAATTTGGTGTCAAAAGAATTTTGCTATCAGGTAGCATCAATCAATCATTAACAATTGCGCCAACTCATTGCGAAAGGACACATAAAATGTGAGTGGGGATGCCTGTTTTCGACGTACCTAGGCTGGAACTCCCTGACATCGGTGAGCTTGCTGCCATGCCTATCCTTCCACTGCACACGGCGTTTGGGCCCCTTGCGGCCCTTCCGCGCCATGCCCCCAGGCGGCTGCCGCGGCAGCAGCGCCTTGCGCTCGCCGGCAGCGTCGTCGTCCTTGGAGCCGATGCCGCCGGAGGACACAGACCGTGAGACCGCCGCCGGAGAGGAAGGGGGCGGGTTCTTACCGCTGCCGTTGCACGGCGAGGACCTAAGGATGCGGCGATCCATCGTCGGGTGGCATCAACTCCCCGCCGCGCGAGCTTGATTCATTCGATTCGCTTTCTGCGGCCCGCGTTCGGAGCTCCTCAAATTGGCAACTCGGGGTCGATGGGAATACAGCAGGGTGAAAAACATGAGCCGGATCTCGAGGTCGGGACTGATCGCGAATTCGAAAAAGGCCCAATCCAGATTTCAGAAAGGGAGAAACAacgaacaacaatcaatccaaaataaaggggaagaaatatcCACAAAGCTGAACGTTCAAGCGAAAATTAACGGGGAATCGAATCTAACCACACGGTTGGCGATAAGCTCGGAGGAGAGTAAGCTAACCGAATTCGCCGCAGAATCGGAGGTGGAGAAGGGGATTTGTGGACCGAAGGGGGCGAATTTGGAGCCGAGACGATGCAAGGTTGCGGGAATTTTGAGACGATGGATTGGGTTGGGTTGGAGGATTTGTGGGGGAGGAATCGCGGGAGAGCGAATCAGGCGAGCCCGTATCGGCAGAGGCACGCAGGTTGCCTTGGCCCTTTCCCTTGCTCGTTCGCCGCTCTAGTGGATATCACATGTCCTACGTTTTTTTTGGCCACGTAGTTTTTTACAATGTACATATAGAGAAATCTAATTAACAAGGTGAAAATAAGAAACTTAGAGTTCAATCCAAATCTTAAGTAAAATGACTCGTGTTAAATTCAATCTAATTGTTTTTTAAGTCCAAATCCATTCAAAATGGTCAAATAATAAAATTAATGCAGCTACATGCCAAAAGTTTGACTCTACAATTAACTAAAATCTTGTGTTCATAATTTAAATTTTAGTTAAATTAGGGTGAGATGAAGTACTTGAAACTTGTTATTAAGGAGACATTGAGGTAGTAGGATTAGAGATGGCAACGGTGAATTCCCGTTGGGGGATGCCTTCCCATCCTTGTTCCGCGCAAGGGAGAAAATTCTTTTCCCGTCCCCGTCAACACTCACGGGGAAAGGTTTCGCCCCATCTCCAGCCCGCACGACGAATTTGTCCTCGACAGGTCCCATCCCCGCAAACATAGATGAAGACCACAGAGAGAACACATTTGCATCAAGGGGGCCATCATCAAATTACATTAATCAGGCAAACATTATCTCGAGTTGTTTTCAACACAACAGCCATGCATAAGAAATTAAGAATGACAACGCTGCTCTCGCACCTCGCATCATCGAATGTCGTCTAGGACGACACAACGCTGCCTCCGGCAACGACGTCGCTTAGGCGGTTGTTGCTAGTTTGCCACCGTCGAACCTCTCGATGCTAGCCTCTAATTCCCCCAACCCACTTGCATCACATTGTCCTTTTACCTCATCACATCAAACGAAGTCCATCGTGATGTGCTGATTTACAAGGCAATGATCAAGATGCATGGTGATTTGCATGTTTCCTATATCTTTGTTTGGAACAACTATGCTCCACCAAAAGTCCAATTCTCTAGGGTAACTAAACTAACTTGAAGCTAAAACTGATCATTCACGACGATGTCTTGTTAGAAAACTTAGGGTTAACAGGATCTTACTTAGTCCAATACAAGAACACCTAATCTATGATTAGTAATTAATGAACTTAATTAGACATTGACCTTAACCGAAGATGCCGTTGAAGTCCACGTGTGTTGATATTtattaagtgcaaatagaatatgaaggattccgcaagcgtaCATAATACCATTTTAACTATTTTatcaggagtattccaggtatcgttatttatattttaccacagagaAACAATTGATTAAAGATTTATTAGATAACAAAGGAATGTCTACTAATCAACATATCAGCATAGCTAAAGCAGGggtgaatgtaatgataggaataaaacataatgacactcaggggataaatcactaagataatgtaaactagtcaactcggaaGAGAACAACGGgcgaggtagattcctatgatattcctattacatagtcaaagtatatatacatccgactatagctaagactaactctactcttgtgtcACTTCAGGACGCCACTTAGACGGTAGAGCATCCACagtagataactctactgacatgactacggtcctataatttaagaacctgctcaattcggagtggactacaaaggatagatggggctgtcacctcccgctgctaccacccaaccagagaacagggtgcactcacaggtagagcatcgtataaacaccatgcttacacgagactcggctacttagcctaaccggtaaactagcaggctaagcactctatgaaaccgcacacaaaagtaatgataaccataactaagcaagatatatattcaaagtaagcatagtgtcgacggtagttaacatttatcataaaccatcaatataacttgtataaatggctaaaatggatcaccaatgtaAACTTAGAAGGTTTAAACTGCTAAATtacacgagttttggtgaatttgtgttttcagcaagatttaattagaaacccgacaaggaggacctattcgtcaaaggaaattatagaATTTCGCCTGCGTAatcgacgtgggaagactctagaagactccagaaggcgaaTCACCAAAGCGGAGCCCGTGTCCCTAACATGTGGGCCGATCAGCCCTACCTAGAGGCCGCCTAACCTGTGGGCCTCCCTATGTCAGCCTCCTGTTGCTATGTTTGCATCTCcgtcgtttattcaagtcggtttgatctgagggctcaggatcaacgctctagcctatatatatctGCCTACACCCTCCCTCTAGGGGAGaagcctcatttgatcctgagagctgagaagccagaaacctctaattcatatgtccaccaggatcaaggctagcaatcaagagaagattagtcctcaattggatctagtcttgtattagagatagtgggatagagtgagagagaagaGTTTCGGAGGTGTGATaataactctactgacgcgactacggtcctacaatttaagaacctgctcaattcagagtggactataaaggatagatggggctgtcacctcccactgctaccaCCCAATCAGAGAACAGGGTGCACTCATaggtagagcatcgtataagcaccatgcttacacgagactcggctacttagcctaaccggtaaactagcaggctaagcgctctatgaacccacacacaaaaataatgataaccataactaagcaagatatatattcaaagtgaGCATAGCCATatagataagaatatgataaattgataataagtcttacaagatatagaagtaaagatacaaggctttgcctaGCCTCTAAGACTggatccagaacttgagcatgagcccaactcgtctctcactcccgagctactaatctactacattggagagctctagacctaatcctcttaATGTGTGTTGATCTAAATGAGGGAtataaattagggttttaggaatgcctccaaggagggggggtatgggctgctatatatagactggagcatcaattctagaccctcggatcaaaccgacttgaaagaacggcGGAGATGCAagcaatccttaaggtggtggagaactgacataacaGCAGGGGACTGTCAGGTGGGCCCTAGGGGTtggccggcctataggtggggtcgGCCAGCCCCACCTGGCGGTGCCTCGCCCTCCGCTTTGGCGTGGTGTCTtctcgagtcttctggaaccttctgtggttgttttcgctgtggataagcgcaattaaatctgacatttaGGTCcatcttgacggttttctagataaaccctacaagcaatcacagattcaccaaaactcatagaatttgttagtttaaacccctagacctatgtctggtgatggaattaagtatatatgcaggataTATGGactggtttatgattgatgttaatggcCGTCAACAACGTGCCTGCTCCCGATTAAGGTCAGTGTCAATTCACTAATTACTAACCACGGATTAGGTGTTCTTGTATTGGACTAAGTAAGATCCTGTTAAGGCTAAGTTTTCTAACATGTCTATCCCGTGTGCAAAGAAGTCCTTAAAACCTTCGCCTCTCACCTCGTGTTGGGGTATACCTTACTACTTTGACACGTAATGACTGATATCTTTTGGGCATCAACACTGCTAAGATTGAGGTGAAATAGAATCGAGATCTCACTATCGTCAACCCTTCGAAGCAATCGCTACAACGTCCTACTTTGCTAGTCACTCTAGGAAACACCAAAATGAAAATGGGGTCTTCAACTGGTTTGTGCCATCTATACCATGCCTCCATGGCATGCCGAGACGCTTGTGTCATGGACTTCTGGTGCGATCATATTTAACACAATGTGTAACACCTAGAAGGAATTATGTTTCTTTGGCACCTCTAGATGTAACACTACTTTGTAATCATATGAGTTGTAGTTTGTATTGCACTCCCATGCAGTCATactctcacttgctcttcaccaatGTCAGATTAAATATCATCAAGATAGGAACAGACCCTGAGAGGCCAAATTCTAATACGTCATAGTCATCACTCACCACCACCTTGTCGATGACACCAGAAGCCATAGTCACCACCACCTTTTTTATGGCGTCATTCAAAAATCAAACTCTAGACTAACAAAAACTAAATCTACAGAGGGATCGGGTCCGTTCATCTAGCCACCAATGAGGTCGTTGGGCAGCGGTGGATTTTTTGTCTAATAACAATGTTTTTTCGATTAATGTATGAAGACAAAACATTTAATCATGGGGGTATAGTATGTGTGGGTAATTTCCAAGTAGACAAATTGTGTGGTTCTGTGGCCTCCTAGGAACCTGTCGCTTGCGTGGGCTCGCTACATGGCGGAAAACTCTATTGTCGGCTGAACGACAGGCTATATATTGGTCGAACGTTGTTTGcatgatgaaagaacatttggtcaatttaaaaagaaaaaagtatattctatctctctaaaCTATCATCATAGACTTAGTTTTTCTTCTCAAACCCTAAAACTGACATATTACTTTCTGAACTCTAAAAACCATAAGTTACCTCCTGCTCTGTTTTAGAGTGGTTGTCTTTTTACTTAAAAATAGTCAATACTAAATACTTAGTAAGGTTTTTAAAACATAGAAAATGTCTCTAGGCTTttaaaaattctaaaaaaatcAATGATAGATTGGTATACGATATATCCAAATAAAATAAACTCATGAAAGCAACTTTAGAAAGTTCAAAACAATAGGTTTAACTGTAGAAAAATGGGAAAATGTATATTGAAAATTCTAAATTTATTTCCAAAACATCAATTTATAAGCATGTTTTTAAAAAATCTATATGGCAAAAATATGAGATGcgaccagcatgaatgcaacacatTAATGTTAGTTGTGTATTATGGTTTTTGTTGCAAAAAGTTTtaaaaacaagtttacatatcaATTATAATGTTttgggatttttctatttttggatattttttcattttcctttagctaaatctattattttaagcatctagagatattttcatgagctctaattattttatttaaatttGTTGTATCCCAATCCATCTCTAAATTCTTTGGAAAATCTTAGAGACATTTTCTATGGTTTATCAAGTATTTACCGATTTTTTAACCGGAAAGGATAAAAACCACCTTCAAAGCCATTCCAAATCAAGACGGAGAGGTAATATGACTAGTTTTGAAAATTCAAGGGGTAAGAATGTAAGGTGTGTGGTTTTGAAGATCGAAAAAGAAAAAATCAGACTACAGCGATACTTCAGGAAAGTGGGATGAACTTTTTCCTCTTCGATGAAATACATGACTTAGATCTCGTAAAAAATCTGACTTGGATCCCAGTAGGATATATGTGCTTATAGTTTACTAAATTTATTTAGAGTCTAACTGTACTGTCATTTCAATTGCAGACGGCACACCCGTCGACAATGAGTTTGTGAGGCGTATGGCACTACTTTGTCAATTTCAAGATTTACCAGCGCATTTTTTTTCTAATATGCTTATAGAGATAGAATGTATATGTGTTTGTTCATAGGCATCTATATGAGTACCCCATGTATATTGTATTTTGAAAAGGGAGAGAGGCTAGCTAGCTGATACATGCGGATGGTCAATAGATACTGGACAATCAGCGTACGTACATGTATATGAGTACCACGTATATTGTGTTTTGAAAAAGAAAAGATAGGCTAGCTAGCTGATACATTTTTTTTTTTAGATAGCTAGCCGCCGTACAAGATGGGAATAGGTCGGCCTCACAgcgcccccaccccacccccacacGTGTATTaggcagggatgaaaacggtacggatattttccgaccgtattcgaaaccgaatccgtttagaggggttgagatctgtccgtatccgagtctagatatccaacatccgataccgtatccgtatccaaatactcaaatcacatattaatgatgtcgatatccaatcgtatcctatccgacatagttgacactatccgtattcgaatccgaatccggacagaaatataaaaacaaatatagtatcggtgatatccgtccgtatctgatccgttttcatccctagtattAGGTACCACTCAGACAATCTGCCAGAATCGCAATTTTCAGATTTTTGCCACGTGTTTTCAATTTCATTAAAATAATAAGAAAAATCCATCTAAGTCGTTTTCAGAAGGCGTCATATGAATCATACGTGTTCATCCCTGCTACATGGTGTTTGGCAGGGTTCTTTCCGAGGGCTCCTCCAGAGGAGTTGGAACTGTTTTGGAGAGGAGCCTCCAAAACAGTTTCGCCTCCTCTGAAAAAACAAAAATGATAGTAATATTTTTTGCATCTTTCCTTGTCAAATATGCTCCACGTGATTGTAATAGGGTAGCACATGAGCAGGAGTAGGAGCCATGATTTAGCTCCCTCAGTGTTGGCCGGTGTGCCAAATTGTATCATGGTTTTGGTGTGAGGCGATTTAGCCGACGTGGTTGAGTAATGGAATGTAAATTCCTATAAAAAACGGTTCTTTCTATAAAACGTTTGACAGAGCTTCCTAGAGGAGCCGAAGAAAAGCTCTGCCAAGCAGAGTTACTATTTGTAACTTTGTAAGAGCAGTGAAGCACACGAAATTACACGCACTTACAAAGTTATACGATGCGACATGTTAATTACTACTGTATTACTACTAGCGCGGACCACTTACTGGCAAATGCCCCAGTGATTATTCTAAACGTGCTGACAACGATTCCTCGCTTCTTGTCCTTCGCCATGAGCCCCTTCTTCATCTGGAGCACGACGGACAGCTTTGGGTCCCCCGCGTGCCCTTGCAGCACCGTGAAATCGAGATTCCACAACACGGCGGCGACCACGCACTTCATCTGCGCCACCGACACGTTCTTGCCCAAGCACGACCTCGGCTCGGCGTTGAACGGCAGGAACTTGTGCGCCGGCACGGCAGCGCGCCGTCCTCCATGACCCAATCGTCGCCCCACACAGCCTGCATCCTGCCCATTGAGTAGAGCAAGATCAAGATGTTATCCCCAGCGCGCACTGGGTGGCCGCTCGGCGTCGTCCGGACGCTGCTCCAGATCGAGCGCAAGCACCGTGCTTCGTGCCTCGTTCTCGTCCCCGCGTAACAGAAGCGTGCCCGCTGCCCCGCGTCACCCCACGGGGTCCCATCCTCGTCGCGTGCCGCGTCACATCGGCATTCTCGTCCTGGTTGAACCCACGTCACCCCATGGCGTTCCGTCCGCCACGCCCTGTCATCTGCCGCACTCGTCTTATCTCATCTCTTATAGTcgttgcaacatatacaacaataAAATCTATTTTTATAACATTCAGATGACACatttgtaacatacgtctgaaactaatgaaacatttagaacatacacttgcaatatacataTATAGCCATTGCACACGTATGCAACATTCAAATATACTTTTGCATCAtataaataaaacacttgcaacgtacatctgaaatagatgaaacatttataGCATACACTTGAAGCATACATGTATAGCAATTGCAACATattaacatcccgatctacttttgcaacatcaatataaaacacttgcaacatacctctgaaacacttgaaatatatgtttgcaatatgcgctttcagcgcaacatctcttTGCTGCTTCGGCGAATGGAGGCTCGTAGACGCGTGGAGGTCACCAGTATAGAGCTCGCCAACAGCATGGAGCTGGGTGGCGGCGTACAGAGAGCGGGGTGGGGGCGGCGCGAGCGACAGTGACAACGCAGAGGGTTGGTGGGCATGGTGGCGATGGCGTAGAGGGTGGGTGTGGACGTGGCGGTAGCAACGACGACGTAGAGGGCAGGTAGGGACGACAGTTGAGGGGGTAGAGGGTGGGGTGAGACGGGGCGGCAGCGATGACGCAGAGCGTGGATGGAGGCAGCACGCAAAGGAGTGGAGCGCGCGTATCTTGGGACGAGGTGTCTATGTGGAGAGGGCGCCTGAGCATTACCGGATCCAATTACCCCTGCTGTCGTGGTATGCTGTTAGAGCACAGGCACGAGGCACTAGTCCACTTTTTGCGCAGTCCCTCCAGCATGCTGCATGGCCTAGGAGGCTAGGACCGCTAACGTTACTCTAGGGCTATG harbors:
- the LOC136535713 gene encoding uncharacterized protein; amino-acid sequence: MIESTCARCIYMIEHMHVSKYSSSESLESLGWNSLTSVSLLPCLSFHCTRRLGPLRPFRAMPPGGCRGSSALRSPAASSSLEPMPPEDTDRETAAGEEGGGFLPLPLHGEDLRMRRSIVGWHQLPAARA